A DNA window from Helianthus annuus cultivar XRQ/B chromosome 15, HanXRQr2.0-SUNRISE, whole genome shotgun sequence contains the following coding sequences:
- the LOC110912272 gene encoding polygalacturonase QRT3 encodes MTISTCDNIMVVLSCFIIINHVFIAFSSPVGSLIDLPAHDHHFQTRKLHEFKSKFFPQEQVSLSSSSSPSPSPSSPARSSSGVYSVIEYGADPTGKTDSTDAILAAISDAVSVAGDGFLMEGITNLGGVRISLEGGIYKISRPIKLPVAGRGNILIFGGTLKAYDNFTTDGYLIDLSPSSSSTNHDYNYEFVTLRDLMLDCNFKGGGIRIVDALRTSIDNCYIAHFTTTGILVQRGHETYIRNSFLGQHITAGGDPNERNFTGTAIDLQGNDNAITDVVIFSAQVGIMVSGQANMITGVHCYNKANGFGGTGIYIKVPGITQTRIVNSYFDYTGIVAEDPVQLHVSGCFFLGDAFIVLKSVRGVVDGINIVNNMFYGSNKGVDIVQLDQTRKEFNEIGRVMVDNNVVNGMNMKATVANGVTRVNGTSWTIDFNKILLFPRRIKFVQHSLMSNTSDMFPKTILRNISNNQVFIESDVTVEGSAAVTVDQGLTMSS; translated from the exons ATGACCATATCAACGTGTGATAACATTATGGTGGTGTTATCTTGTTTCATCATCATTAATCATGTATTCATTGCATTTTCATCACCTGTTGGTTCGTTAATCGATCTTCCAGCTCATGATCACCATTTTCAGACACGGAAATTGCACGAATTTAAATCAAAATTCTTCCCACAAGAACAAGTTTCGCTTTCTTCGTCTTCGTCTCCATCACCGTCTCCATCTTCTCCT GCCAGAAGCAGTTCTGGAGTGTATTCTGTGATAGAGTATGGGGCGGATCCGACGGGGAAAACCGACAGCACAGATGCAATCCTTGCGGCGATATCGGATGCGGTTTCGGTCGCCGGAGATGGGTTTTTGATGGAAGGGATCACCAATCTCGGCGGAGTACGGATAAGTTTGGAAGGTGGGATTTACAAGATCAGCCGGCCAATAAAACTGCCGGTCGCCGGCCGAGGGAACATCTTG ATTTTCGGAGGAACACTAAAAGCATATGATAACTTTACAACCGATGGCTATTTGATAGACCTATCCCCCTCATCATCTTCTACAAATCATGACTATAATTACGAGTTCGTAACGCTTAGAGACCTAATGTTGGATTGCAACTTCAAGGGAGGCGGTATTCGAATAGTTGACGCGCTTAGAACAAGCATCGACAATTGTTACATCGCGCATTTCACCACCACGGGCATCTTAGTACAACGAGGTCACGAGACATATATTCGCAACTCGTTCCTAGGCCAACATATCACCGCGGGCGGTGACCCTAACGAGCGTAACTTCACCGGTACAGCTATAGACCTACAAGGAAACGACAATGCCATCACCGACGTCGTCATTTTCTCGGCCCAAGTCGGGATCATGGTTTCGGGTCAGGCTAACATGATCACGGGCGTACATTGCTACAATAAGGCGAACGGGTTTGGTGGGACCGGGATATATATCAAGGTACCCGGGATAACCCAAACCCGAATTGTTAATTCGTACTTCGATTACACGGGGATAGTGGCTGAAGACCCGGTACAACTTCATGTTTCGGGTTGTTTCTTTCTTGGAGACGCGTTTATTGTTCTGAAGTCGGTTCGTGGAGTCGTGGATGGAATAAACATCGTGAATAACATGTTTTATGGTTCGAACAAAGGTGTTGATATCGTTCAGCTGGATCAAACCCGCAAAGAGTTCAATGAGATTGGTCGAGTCATGGTCGATAATAACGTTGTGAACGGGATGAACATGAAGGCGACCGTTGCTAACGGTGTGACACGTGTCAACGGTACCTCGTGGACGATCGATTTTAACAAGATACTTCTTTTTCCTAGACGAATAAAGTTTGTTCAACATTCATTGATGAGTAACACAAGTGATATGTTTCCCAAAACTATTTTGAGGAATATATCAAATAATCAAGTGTTTATTGAGTCAGATGTGACAGTTGAAGGAAGTGCAGCGGTTACAGTTGATCAAGGCCTAACGATGTCGAGTTAA